A genome region from Leptospira stimsonii includes the following:
- a CDS encoding XRE family transcriptional regulator, producing MSNKIITIPIENIDFSTPGKRLRYAIKNILAMNDQDFATSIGKSQNYISYICNDKRPLLDKIAAEIEYIHRISGLWLTKGQGNAEVNTANDENFETVEKMKKRDFLWNKISNDKAEDTMISFYKELPPETRNLIYQMILAVAKDKQKST from the coding sequence ATGTCAAATAAAATTATCACAATACCGATAGAAAATATCGATTTTTCCACGCCAGGGAAACGGTTGCGCTATGCAATTAAGAATATCTTGGCGATGAATGACCAAGATTTTGCGACCTCAATAGGAAAATCACAAAACTACATCAGTTATATTTGCAATGATAAACGCCCTCTTTTAGATAAGATTGCGGCGGAGATTGAATATATCCATCGGATATCCGGACTATGGCTAACCAAAGGACAGGGTAATGCGGAAGTAAATACCGCTAACGACGAAAATTTCGAAACGGTAGAGAAAATGAAAAAGAGGGACTTTCTTTGGAATAAAATTTCCAACGACAAGGCCGAAGATACAATGATTTCGTTTTACAAAGAATTGCCACCGGAAACCAGAAACCTTATCTACCAAATGATTCTTGCTGTCGCAAAAGATAAGCAAAAATCTACTTAA
- a CDS encoding LIC_10907 family protein has translation MLKWYDFYELEFSLGSLTRLKKRINDALVWKSRKERIPKSLRLEIFILRLILKKRILNRRYEWSKNELKSIFSEKLVLQNLLAEKEIQSILLEKENYDLKKKLESFEVG, from the coding sequence ATGCTGAAATGGTACGACTTTTACGAACTCGAATTTTCTTTAGGCTCATTAACTAGGTTAAAAAAAAGGATCAATGACGCTTTGGTTTGGAAAAGTAGGAAAGAAAGAATTCCAAAATCTTTGCGGCTTGAAATTTTCATTCTAAGATTGATCCTGAAAAAAAGAATTTTGAATCGACGTTACGAGTGGTCGAAAAACGAATTAAAATCTATTTTTTCAGAAAAATTAGTTCTGCAAAATTTGTTAGCAGAAAAGGAAATTCAATCTATTCTTCTAGAAAAAGAAAATTACGATTTAAAAAAGAAATTGGAGTCATTTGAGGTCGGTTGA